The following are encoded in a window of Alosa sapidissima isolate fAloSap1 chromosome 12, fAloSap1.pri, whole genome shotgun sequence genomic DNA:
- the lnp1 gene encoding leukemia NUP98 fusion partner 1 translates to MSKSCEPRQELHVSPVAKLSLRLLPAIILDNDEDDDGNFTNWMSSYWGHGGDGGGGHSKERKHSFRGNASRHKADRRASLPCPSQLDAMHLNRIHAAAMAPAPAHMKGREDKEFRSHPRARRVSSDENSRKSNIPEQHPITPIPELAESFERRLRFRNQKVMSLILWLQGDADNVCLLCHEEKRNGQVQELHCSHRFHKEPGRKPEQVRPRSGSSAATCERRKCGDENRKSGEAAISTEQEDYHHVPRRQLSLRRQR, encoded by the exons ATGAgcaaaagctgt GAGCCCCGCCAGGAGCTCCACGTGTCACCGGTCGCCAAGCTGTCTCTCCGGCTACTCCCCGCCATCATCCTGGACAATGATGAGGATGACGATGGCAACTTCACCAACTGGATGAGCAGCTACTGGGGCCACGGCGGCGATGGCGGCGGCGGGCATTCCAAAGAGCGCAAGCACAGCTTCCGGGGAAACGCCTCGCGACACAAAGCTGACCGCCGGGCCTCCCTGCCCTGCCCG TCACAGTTGGATGCTATGCACCTAAACCGAATCCATGCAGCCGCAATGGCTCCTGCCCCCGCGCACATGAAGGGCCGAGAGGACAAGGAGTTCCGGTCGCATCCTCGCGCTCGCCGCGTCTCCTCTGACGAGAACAGTCGCAAGAGCAACATCCCTGAGCAACATCCCATCACCCCCATCCCCGAGCTCGCAGAATCCTTTGAGAGGAGACTACGGTTCCGCAACCAGAAAGTCATGTCATTG ATTTTGTGGTTGCAGGGTGACGCAGATAATGTATGTCTTCTTTGCCATGAGGAAAAACGCAATGGTCAAGTCCAAGAATTGCACTGCTCACATCGATTCCACAAAGAG CCTGGAAGGAAACCGGAGCAGGTGCGTCCCCGCAGTGGAAGCTCAGCAGCCACCTGTGAGCGGAGGAAGTGTGGGGACGAGAACAGGAAGTCGGGAGAGGCGGCTATCTCCACGGAGCAGGAAGACTACCACCATGTCCCCCGCCGCCAGCTCTCCCTACGGCGCCAACGCTAG
- the tomm70a gene encoding mitochondrial import receptor subunit TOM70, protein MMAASKPVEPQSGSGLPRWQLALLVGTPIVLGVGAVYLWNRSRTKEKDGKEGDGERKAPEGSASPVQGQRSAPNAEHENMSPLDRAQAAKNKGNKYFKAGKYEQAIACYTEAIGLCPKEQKTDLSTFYQNRAAAFEQQMKWTEVVLDCTQAVELNPRYVKALFRRAKALERLDNKKECLEDVTAVCILEAFQNQQSMLLADKVLKQLGKEKAKEKYKNREPLMPSPQFIKSYFSSFTDDIISQPLQKGEKKDEDKDKEGEAAEVTESSGYLKAKQYMEEENYDKIISECTKEVESGGRYTAEALLLRATFYLLIGNATAAQPDLDKVINMQNANVKLRANALIKRGSMYMQQQQPQLSTQDFNLAADIDTRNADVYHHRGQLKILLDQVEEAVGDFDECIQLRPDSALAQAQKCFALYRQAYTGNNPAQVQTAMDGFEDVIRRFPKCAEGYALYAQALTDQQQFGKADEMYDKCIDLEPDNATTYVHKGLLQLQWKQDVDMGLELISKAIEIDNKCDFAYETMGTIEVQRGNLDKAIDMFNKAINLAKSEMEMAHLYSLCDAAYAQTEVARKYGLKPPTL, encoded by the exons ATGATGGCCGCTTCAAAGCCTGTAGAGCCGCAGTCCGGGAGTGGTCTCCCCCGCTGGCAGCTGGCACTTTTAGTGGGTACACCAATAGTTCTTGGAGTTGGTGCTGTTTACCTCTGGAACCGCAGTCGCACGAAGGAGAAGGACGgcaaagaaggggatggggagAGGAAAGCCCCAGAAGGCAGCGCTAGCCCTGTTCAGGGCCAACGCAGCGCGCCCAATGCAGAACACGAGAATATG AGTCCCCTGGACCGAGCCCAGGCTGCCAAGAACAAGGGCAATAAATATTTCAAGGCCGGGAAGTATGAGCAGGCCATCGCATGCTACACGGAGGCCATCGGCCTGTGCCCCAAAGAGCAGAAGACCGACCTGTCCACCTTCTACCAGAACAGAGCCGCTGCCTTTGAGCAGCAG ATGAAATGGACAGAAGTTGTCCTGGACTGCACACAGGCCGTGGAGCTCAATCCCAGATATGTGAAGGCCCTGTTCAGACGTGCCAAAGCCCTGGAGAGACTGGACAACAAGAAGGAGTGTCTGGAAG ATGTTACTGCTGTGTGTATCCTTGAGGCCTTCCAGAACCAGCAGAGCATGCTGTTAGCAGACAAGGTGCTGAAGCAGCTGGGAAAAGAGAAGGCCAAAGAGAAGTACAAG AATCGGGAGCCTCTGATGCCCTCTCCTCAGTTCATCAAGTCCTACTTCAGCTCCTTCACGGACGACATCATCTCCCAGCCCCTgcagaagggagagaaaaaggatgAAGATAAGGACAAAGAGGGCGAGGCTGCCGAGGTCACCGAGAG CTCAGGTTACCTGAAGGCCAAGCAGTACATGGAGGAGGAGAACTACGATAAGATCATCAGCGAGTGCACCAAAGAGGTGGAGTCTGGGGGCCGCTACACCGCAGAGGCCCTGTTGCTCCGCGCCACCTTCTACCTGCTCATCGGCAACGCCACGGCCGCCCAGCCCGACCTCGACAAGGTCATCAACATGCAGAACGCCAACGTCAAG CTGCGGGCTAACGCGCTGATCAAGCGCGGCAGCATGtacatgcagcagcagcagccccagcTCTCCACGCAAGACTTCAACCTGGCCGCAGACATCGATACACGCAACGCAGATGTCTACCACCATCGGGGACAG CTGAAGATCCTGCTGGACCAGGTGGAGGAGGCCGTGGGCGACTTTGACGAGTGCATCCAGCTCCGTCCGGATTCGGCCCTCGCTCAGGCCCAGAAGTGCTTCGCCCTG TACAGGCAAGCGTACACCGGGAATAACCCAGCCCAGGTACAGACGGCCATGGATGGCTTTGAGGATGTCATCCGGCGGTTCCCCAAGTGTGCCGAAGGTTACGCTCTGTACGCTCAG GCCTTGACTGACCAGCAGCAGTTTGGCAAGGCCGATGAAATGTACGACAAGTGCATCGACTTGGAGCCGGACAACGCTACCACATACGTTCACAAAGG ACTTTTGCAGCTGCAGTGGAAACAGGATGTGGACATGGGGCTGGAGCTCATCAGTAAGGCCATAGAGATCGACAACAAATGTGACTTCGCTTACGAAACCATGGGAACTATTGAAGTCCAAAG AGGCAATCTAGACAAAGCCATCGACATGTTCAACAAGGCCATCAATTTGGCCAAGTCTGAGATGGAGATGGCCCACCTGTACTCACTCTGTGACGCTGCTTACGCCCAAACCGAGGTGGCCAGGAAGTATGGCCTGAAACCCCCTACGCTGTaa